In Planococcus sp. MB-3u-03, the DNA window TAGCTTTAGGGCGCCGCGGCAAAATGGGCCGCTGGAACATCCCTGAGTTCGTATGACTGTATCATACCGCACGAATATAAACGCTATATGAACGGGGCGTGACAGATCATCGACAATTTTCTTTACGGCGTTTCGCTTTCGGTCAAGGGTTCAGCGATTTCGTGTGTATCGGTTTTATCCTTCAAGCCCTTTGCGAGGCGGTAGATGATCCATGCGGTAAGCAGTGTGCTGATGATCAAGACGATGATATTGGCGAACGCTTTCGCTTCGATATCCGCAGCTGTGTTCACGATAAACCAGTCGATCGCGAAAAACTTGTCGATCGGCACATAGATCGATAAAGCCGCCAACGCATTATTGAGCATGTGGAAGAAAATCGGCAGCAATAAATTGCCGGTGCGCAAATACAGGAGCGAAGCAATGATGCCGAACAAGAACGAACCGACAAAATCAAGATGCAGCACGCCGAACATCAAACTCGAAATCAAAATGCCACCCCACATCGAAGTTTTCGCCGCAATCCGGGTCAAGAATACGCCGCGGAAGACAAATTCCTCAACGATCGGCGCCAAGATCACGAGCGTCAGCAGCATGAAATACTCATACCCGACCCCGCCCGGCATCTCAACCGGCGTCAGCAATAATTCCGCAAGCCACGGAAATGCTGGATAAAGAATCGCGAGCTGCAGCCAGAACATGGTGAGTGAGAACGCGATCGACACAATGACCATGCCCGTAATGCCGGGAAGCCATGGTTTAACGCCTTTCGTGGTTAAAACTTCTCGGAATGACCAATCGGGGTTTTTGCTCCAATAATAATGAAAGAAAAAGTACGGGACAACAATATAAAAGGCAATCTGCACCGCGATTTCGGTCGTAACGGGATCCGCGCCGATCAACATGAAAATGATCAACGTCGCGATGACGCCGAGGATGGTAAAGAGAATTAAATAGCGCGATTTCATTTCAGCGAACATAAATGGCCTCCTTTTCTTCCTTAATTATACGGAAGATGGGGCGGTTTGTTTCATAATGAACGAGATTCTTCGGTTTAAATGTTAGTATTCCGCAAAATTACTACGAAAAGCTTTGCTCAACTCTCGTTGCACTCGAGCATCGCAAACGAACAGACTCAGCAATGCTTCGTCTATTCGCCTCCTGCGGGCGAGCGCCAAGCCTCCTCAGTCGCTTCGCGCCTTGCGGGGTCTCGGCTATCTCGTCGCTTAAAAGAGCGCTGCTCCCTTGGGAGTCTTCGTAATTTTGCTCCATACTTTGAACTGTCTTTGTAAGAGTGTATAAGGAACATTTACACCAGCTGTCGTTGGATAATGAAGAGCTCAATTTCTTCTTTTCACTCCCTCACCCAAAAATTTCCGTATTGAAGCAAGCGGTTTCAGGGTAAGATGGTAAAAAGGGCTAAGGAGACGGAGGGGTAGAAATGAGCAGAGGGAAGCTGTGGATGATCGGGCTTGGCGCGGCACTTGCGCTTGCGGCGTGTTCGGACGAGGAAACGGAAGCGCCGGTGCCGGAAGAAGCGGAACCGGAGACGGTCGCATCGCCGGCACCCCGCGCAGAGCAGTTCATGGAATTGTGGCAGGCGGGCGAATACGAAACGCTGTACGAGGAATTTTTGACGGAGCGTGCCAAAGAGGCATTCGGGGAAGAGACCTTCATTGAATGGCAAGTGGAACTCGAAGAGCAATTATCGCTGACAGAGCGCGAGATCGATTGGGAATTGGGCGAAGAACCGTGGCTGAAAAACGAGCCGGCGGATATCCCGCTGGCGATTTCGATGGACAGCGTCATCGGCGAGATCGAATTCGATAAGACGCTGAGCTTTGTCTATGAGGAGGCGGAAGAAAACGCAGAAGGCGAATGGTTCGCGGAATGGGATCCTTCCTTCATCCTGCCGAACCTGTCGGAAGGCGATAATGTCTCCGTGCAGATCAGCGATACCGAACGCGGTGAGATCGTCGACCGCAACGGCAAGGTCATCGCCGGCAATACGGATGCCTATGAGATCGGCGTCGTGCCGGGGAATTTCGACCGCGACGATTACACGGAGCGGCTCGCGGGGCTTTTGGATTT includes these proteins:
- a CDS encoding CPBP family intramembrane glutamic endopeptidase, which produces MFAEMKSRYLILFTILGVIATLIIFMLIGADPVTTEIAVQIAFYIVVPYFFFHYYWSKNPDWSFREVLTTKGVKPWLPGITGMVIVSIAFSLTMFWLQLAILYPAFPWLAELLLTPVEMPGGVGYEYFMLLTLVILAPIVEEFVFRGVFLTRIAAKTSMWGGILISSLMFGVLHLDFVGSFLFGIIASLLYLRTGNLLLPIFFHMLNNALAALSIYVPIDKFFAIDWFIVNTAADIEAKAFANIIVLIISTLLTAWIIYRLAKGLKDKTDTHEIAEPLTESETP